A stretch of Planococcus citri chromosome 5, ihPlaCitr1.1, whole genome shotgun sequence DNA encodes these proteins:
- the LOC135847902 gene encoding uncharacterized protein LOC135847902: MLDFRSFFPFFFSMQNDRDPEDTAYTTDDVKNKAESLKKEYPDWKETRDELENTLIRKNLQFGFAVMEKFKADLNITVADAIKQKIKNHDLVDAYTSLAQYVNDKHDYMATVMLRHSNGHDRWAVWIMMIGITTRDDWPKIDDAFKKINNGVSLTDHLLKVNDPDRIPFEMMAAMIDPKYKPTYL, from the exons ATGCTagattttcgttcattttttcctttttttttttcaatgcagaaTGATCGAGATCCTGAAGATACTGCTTACACAACTGATGATGTGAAAAATAAAgcagaaagtttgaaaaaag AATACCCAGATTGGAAAGAAACTCGGGATGAACTGGAAAACACACTGATcaggaaaaatttacaattcggATTCGCTGtcatggaaaaattcaaagctGATCTAAACATAACTGTTGCAGACGccatcaaacaaaaaatcaaaaatcacgatttaGTCGATGCGTACACTTCATTGG CACAATATGTGAACGATAAACACGATTATATGGCTACGGTCATGCTTAGACATTCGAATGGTCATGATCGCTGGGCAGTTTGGATCATGATGATAGGCATCACTACTCGCGATGACTGGCCCAAGATCGAcgatgctttcaaaaaaatcaacaatggGGTATCATTAACGGATCATCTTTTG AAAGTTAACGATCCTGATCGAATTCCTTTTGAAATGATGGCTGCGATGATAGATCCAAAGTACAAGCCAACCTacctttga
- the LOC135846781 gene encoding putative mediator of RNA polymerase II transcription subunit 17, protein MNVLQASGKRGGGGGGGGGGGGGGGKGGGVGGGGGRGSTTGGGPVSGAGKGAGAGSGGKSEGSGVIGAVMAGTAGAAAGGVIAASLYHYNPTYYGYYRFYHGYHSHEDYGPSEPQLPAVTAQDKADAANIVNAQFSEKVIASILPFREQLNRQVINSEIANYNEGERLIDPMFKPIHEENPVFKDLCFGLVNDPITVLTMYLGEFLHNRDETFIIIVLTLCQEMSAMHFIYNHRHKNGLTTQRKKQRHPFSDLMKVWVANDRDPEDTAFTTDDVNNKAESLENGE, encoded by the exons ATGAACGTCCTCCAGGCTAGTGGAAAAagaggtggtggtggtggtggtggaggaggaggtggaggaggtggtggAAAAGGTGGTGGTGtaggtggaggtggaggtcGAGGCAGTACTACAGGTGGTGGACCCGTTTCTGGAGCAGGAAAAGGTGCAGGTGCAGGATCAGGAGGAAAATCAGAAGGAAGTGGTGTTATAGGTGCTGTAATGGCCGGGACAGCTGGTGCAGCTGCAGGAGGCGTCATAGCAGCATCTTTGTATCATTACAACCCCACTTACTACGGCTACTACCGCTTCTATCACGGTTACCATTCTCACGAAGATTATGGACCATCTGAGCCTCAACTACCGGCCGTCACTGCTCAAGATAAAGCTGATGCGGCGAACATTGTAAATGCTCAATTTAGTGAAAAAGTCATCGCCTCCATACTTCCATTTAGAGAGCAACTCAATCGTCAAGTGATAAATAGTGAAATCGCTAATTACAATGAGGGG GAACGCCTCATAGATCCAATGTTTAAACCGATTCATGAAGAGAATCCAGTATTCAAGGATCTATGCTTCGGTTTGGTCAACGATCCAATCACTGTACTGACAATGTATTTGGGAGAATTTCTTCACAACAGAGATGAAACTTTCATCATCATCGTTTTAACATTGTGTCAAGAAATGAGTGCAATGCACTTTATTTATAATCACA GGCATAAAAATGGGCTGACTACACAACGTAAAAAGCAGCGACATCCGTTCTCTGATTTAATGAAAGTTTGGGTAGCG AATGATCGAGATCCTGAAGATACTGCTTTCACAACTGATGATGTAAACAATAAAGCAGAGAGTTTGGAAAACGGTGagtaa
- the LOC135848677 gene encoding uncharacterized protein LOC135848677: MNFLQVSGKGGGGGGGGGHGGGHGGGHGGGGRGGGTRGSTGGGRVSGTGKGAGAGGKSGGSGVIGAIVGGAVGAAAGAAIASSSYHYNPTYYGYYHFYHGYHSHEDYGPPEPQLPAATAQDKADAANIVNAQFSEKVIASILPFREQLNRQVINSEIANYNKGKRLIHPMFKPNHEKNPVFKDLCFGLVNDPITVLTMYLGEFLHKRDETFIIIVLTLCQEMSAMHFIYNHRHKNGLTTRRKKQRHPFSNLMRVWVANDRDPEDTAFTTDDVKNKAESLEKEYPHWKEARDELESTLIRRSLKFGLAVIGKFKADLNISIEDAIKQKIKNHDLVDAYTSLAQYVNDRYNYMATIMLKHSDGTDRWAVWIMMMAITTRDDWLKIDDAFKKINNGISLKDHILKTTEADRIPFEMMAVMIDPKYKPSYL; the protein is encoded by the exons ATGAACTTCCTCCAGGTTAGCGGAAAAGGTGGTGGAGGGGGTGGAGGAGGTGGCCACGGTGGAGGACACGGAGGTGGTCATGGTGGTGGTGGAAGAGGCGGAGGAACTCGAGGCAGTACAGGTGGTGGACGCGTTTCCGGAACAGGCAAAGGTGCAGGAGCAGGAGGAAAATCAGGTGGAAGTGGTGTTATAGGTGCCATAGTAGGCGGCGCAGTTGGTGCAGCTGCAGGAGCCGCCATAGCATCATCTTCGTATCATTACAACCCCACATACTACGGCTACTACCACTTTTATCACGGTTACCATTCTCACGAAGATTATGGACCACCTGAGCCTCAACTACCGGCTGCCACTGCGCAAGATAAAGCTGATGCGGCGAATATCGTAAATGCTCAATTCAGCGAGAAAGTCATAGCTTCCATACTTCCATTCCGAGAGCAACTCAATCGTCAAGTGATAAATAGCGAAATCGCTAATTATAATAAGGGG AAACGTCTCATACATCCAATGTTTAAACCGAATCATGAAAAGAATCCAGTATTCAAAGATCTATGCTTCGGTTTGGTCAACGATCCAATCACTGTACTGACAATGTACTTGGGAGAATTTCTTCACAAAAGAGATGAAACTTTCATCATCATCGTTTTAACATTGTGTCAAGAAATGAGTGCGATGCACTTTATTTACAATCACA GGCATAAAAACGGGTTGACTACACGACGTAAAAAGCAGCGACATCCGTTCTCTAATTTAATGAGAGTTTGGGTAGCG aATGATCGAGATCCTGAAGATACTGCTTTCACAACTgatgatgtaaaaaataaagcagaaagtttggaaaaag AATATCCGCATTGGAAAGAAGCTCGAGATGAACTAGAAAGCACACTGATCAGAAGGAGTCTGAAATTTGGATTAGCTGTTATAGGAAAATTCAAAGCTGATCTAAACATAAGCATCGAAGACGccatcaaacaaaaaatcaaaaatcacgatttaGTCGATGCGTACACTTCATTGG CACAATATGTGAACGATAGATACAACTATATGGCTACAATCATGCTCAAACATTCAGATGGTACTGATCGTTGGGCTGTTTGGATCATGATGATGGCAATCACTACTCGCGATGACTGGCTCAAGATCGACGatgcattcaaaaaaatcaacaatggCATATCACTGAAGGATCATATTTTG AAAACCACCGAAGCTGACCGAATACCTTTTGAAATGATGGCTGTAATGATAGATCCAAAATATAAACCATCCTACCtctga